In Mercurialis annua linkage group LG5, ddMerAnnu1.2, whole genome shotgun sequence, a single genomic region encodes these proteins:
- the LOC126679855 gene encoding gibberellin 3-beta-dioxygenase 1-like, translating into MPSRLVDAFKSHPVHLHDKFLDFDSLQELPDSYKWTQPDDDHHHQNPPSSAGGGAGQESVPVIDLLDHNALKNIGHACKTWGVFHVTNHGIPASLLENIEKASRNLFSLPVHQKVKAARSADGISGYGIARISSFFSKLMWSEGFTIVGSPKDNFQKLWPQDYTKFCDIVEEYQLEMQKLAAKLMWLMLGSLGIAKEDVKWVGPKGDFKEPSAAALQLNHYPACPDPDQAMGLAAHTDSTILTILYQNNTSGLQVQREGTGWVTVPPIPGALVVNVGDLLHILSNGLYPSVLHRAVVNRTKLRLSMAYLYGPPSSVQISPLSKLVGPTQPPLYRAVTWNEYLGTKAKHFNKALSRVRVCAPLNGSFVDVNEHNNNNNNSVKVG; encoded by the exons ATGCCTTCAAGATTGGTAGATGCTTTTAAATCCCACCCAGTTCATCTCCACGACAAATTTCTTGATTTTGATTCTCTTCAAGAACTGCCTGATTCCTACAAATGGACACAACCTGATGATGATCACCACCACCAAAACCCTCCTTCCTCTGCTGGTGGTGGTGCCGGTCAAGAATCGGTTCCGGTGATCGACCTTTTAGACCATAATGCCCTTAAGAATATAGGGCATGCATGCAAAACTTGGGGCGTTTTTCATGTGACTAATCATGGTATTCCTGCTAGTCTTCTTGAAAACATTGAGAAAGCTAGCAGAAATCTTTTTTCTTTGCCGGTTCATCAGAAAGTTAAAGCTGCTAGATCAGCTGATGGGATTTCTGGTTATGGAATTGCAAGAATTTCTTCCTTCTTCTCTAAACTTATGTGGTCTGAAGGATTTACCATAGTTGGATCTCCTAAAGACAATTTTCAAAAACTTTGGCCTCAAGATTATACCAAATTCTG TGATATAGTTGAAGAATACCAGCTAGAAATGCAAAAGCTTGCAGCTAAATTGATGTGGTTAATGTTGGGCTCATTAGGCATAGCTAAAGAAGATGTGAAATGGGTTGGCCCAAAAGGAGATTTCAAAGAACCTTCTGCTGCTGCATTACAATTGAACCACTACCCGGCTTGCCCCGACCCGGATCAAGCCATGGGTCTTGCTGCCCATACTGATTCAACCATACTCACTATTCTATACCAGAATAATACAAGTGGGCTGCAAGTACAAAGAGAAGGAACCGGGTGGGTTACCGTTCCGCCTATTCCGGGTGCTCTTGTTGTCAATGTAGGAGACCTTCTTCACATCCTATCGAACGGGTTATACCCGAGTGTTCTCCATCGGGCGGTAGTTAACCGGACCAAGCTTAGGCTATCCATGGCTTATCTATATGGGCCCCCATCAAGTGTCCAAATATCACCCTTATCCAAACTAGTAGGCCCAACTCAACCACCTCTCTACAGAGCAGTCACTTGGAATGAGTACCTTGGCACTAAAGCTAAACATTTCAACAAAGCACTatctagggttagggtttgtgCTCCACTAAATGGATCCTTTGTTGATGTAAATGAgcataataacaataataataatagtgtAAAAGTAGGGTAG